The proteins below come from a single Xenopus tropicalis strain Nigerian chromosome 9, UCB_Xtro_10.0, whole genome shotgun sequence genomic window:
- the gpbar1 gene encoding G-protein coupled bile acid receptor 1, whose amino-acid sequence MEFHPKNSSADNDLEAQRQLIVLLSSPLSVFIIFSNLFIIVGIVFNKKIHNTANYFFLSLLFADLLTGVALPCIPHMRYDKKFGYHICMISYILPNFFFLSFLANLLMVHYEKYLCIVYPLRYHSIWVHRCVPLSLLIAWTLPLLFACLPMMGWNNWDTESNCSYKYVFTNTYIYLETYGVVIPSILAIVFITVKVLSVARKQLKNIKKLHRSVQSQAGIELEHQMDLRYARCIAIVSLTFLVCWVPYIAVLQVSVLAIEHYEFSWWIILTLTCVGSGSAAVIPVILGLCHREYTELWRNLFGRYCCKRRGSLSNLHGMASKEETLQDGLTDVK is encoded by the coding sequence ATGGAATTTCACCCCAAGAATTCCTCTGCTGATAATGACTTGGAGGCACAGCGGCAACTTATTGTCCTTCTCTCCAGCCCCCTTTCTGTCTTCATCATCTTCTCCAACCTCTTCATTATTGTTGGGATTGTGTTCAACAAGAAGATACACAACACGGCCAATTATTTCTTCCTTAGCTTACTATTTGCAGACCTGCTGACGGGGGTGGCGCTGCCCTGCATCCCCCACATGAGATACGACAAGAAGTTCGGGTATCACATTTGCATGATCTCCTACATCTTGCCCAACTTCTTCTTCCTCTCGTTCCTGGCGAACCTTCTAATGGTTCATTATGAGAAATACCTCTGCATAGTATATCCCTTGAGGTACCACAGCATTTGGGTCCACCGCTGTGTCCCACTGTCCCTCCTCATAGCTTGGACTTTGCCATTGCTCTTTGCCTGCTTGCCCATGATGGGTTGGAACAACTGGGATACCGAGTCCAATTGCTCTTATAAATATGTCTTCACAAATACCTACATCTACTTGGAGACCTATGGTGTAGTCATCCCCTCCATCCTGGCTATTGTCTTCATCACAGTTAAGGTGCTATCCGTGGCCAGGAAGCAACTAAAGAACATCAAGAAGCTTCACCGCTCAGTTCAGAGCCAGGCAGGCATCGAGTTGGAGCACCAGATGGACCTGAGGTATGCCCGCTGCATTGCCATAGTCTCCTTGACTTTCTTGGTCTGCTGGGTCCCCTACATTGCAGTCCTCCAGGTCTCAGTCCTGGCCATTGAGCATTATGAATTCAGCTGGTGGATTATCCTCACCCTCACGTGCGTGGGCAGTGGAAGTGCCGCTGTCATCCCAGTCATTTTGGGTCTCTGCCACCGGGAGTACACGGAACTGTGGAGGAACCTTTTTGGCAGATACTGCTGCAAACGCAGGGGATCTCTTTCCAACCTCCACGGCATGGCCAGCAAGGAAGAGACGTTGCAGGATGGGTTGACCGATGTGAAGTAG
- the krt8.2 gene encoding keratin 8 (The RefSeq protein has 2 substitutions compared to this genomic sequence) — MEVDPQMQQLRNQEKEQIKGLNNQFVNFIDKVRDLEKQNKILETQLALLKEKDAYKSNIDQITQVSANRLKQQIDALLHEKEKLQMELHNMQGLVEELKNRYEDDINRRNQIENDFVLTKKDLDDAYLHKVDNESKLDTLTDEIQYLKQLYDEELKELEHQVQNAKVTVAMDNSRDLEMKHIMDEVKAQYQAMAQKSQQEAEYWYNCKIEDMENQVKRNNEELKALKNEVNDLNRMIQRANSENEALKNQRANLESAISMAEEHGEDAVRNAKSHIHDLEEALKRAKQDMALKVREYQELMNIKLALDIEIATYRKLLEGEETRMHGQKPNLQANAIDKLASTLNFDVKSAPPVKAAPNPKKVLLVKTIETANGKQVTEGTEYSVQ, encoded by the exons ATGGAGGTGGACCCCCAAATGCAGCAGCTGCGGAACCAGGAGAAGGAGCAGATCAAGGGGCTCAACAACCAGTTTGTAAACTTCATAGAcaag GTGCGGGACCTGGAGAAGCAGAACAAGATTCTGGAGACCCAACTCGCCCTTCTGAAGGAAAAAGACGCCTACAAGTCCAACATTGACCAGATCACCCAGGTATCGGCCAATCGGCTGAAGCAGCAGATCGACGCGCTCCTGCACGAGAAGGAGAAGCTGCAGATGGAGCTGCACAACATGCAGGGGCTGGTGGAGGAGCTGAAGAACAG GTACGAGGACGACATTAACCGGCGGAACCAGATAGAGAACGACTTTGTTCTGACCAAGAAG GACCTGGATGACGCTTATCTGCACAAGGTGGACAACGAATCCAAACTGGATACCCTGACTGATGAGATTCAGTATCTTAAGCAGCTGTATGATGAG GAGCTGAAGGAGCTGGAACACCAGGTACAGAATGCCAAGGTCACCGTAGCAATGGACAACAGCCGGGACCTTGAGATGAAGCACATCATGGATGAGGTGAAGGCTCAGTACCAAGCAATGGCCCAGAAGAGCCAACAGGAGGCTGAATACTGGTACAACTGCAAG ATTGAAGACATGGAGAATCAGGTGAAACGAAACAATGAAGAGCTGAAGGCTCTGAAGAACGAGGTCAACGACTTGAACCGGATGATTCAGAGAGCTAACAGCGAAAATGAGGCCCTGAAAAACCAG CGTGCCAACCTGGAGAGCGCCATATCTATGGCAGAGGAGCACGGGGAGGACGCCGTTCGTAATGCCAAATCTCATATCCGCGACCTGGAGGAGGCCCTAAAGCGGGCAAAGCAGGACATGGCCCTCAAGGTGCGCGAATACCAGGAACTGATGAACATCAAGTTGGCCTTGGACATTGAGATTGCCACGTACAGGAAACTGCTGGAGGGGGAGGAGACCAG GATGCATGGCCAAAAACCAAATCTTCAAGCAAATGCCATAGACAAACTGG CCAGCACCCTGAACTTTGATGTCAAATCCACCCCCCCGGTCAAGGCAGCGCCCAATCCGAAGAAAGTGCTTCTTGTCAAGACGATCGAAACAGCCAATGGCAAGCAAGTGACCGAGGGCACTGAGTACTCTGTGCAATAA
- the krt8.2 gene encoding keratin 8 isoform X1 translates to MSLYNNRYGSPRSFSSRSHGSLSGRPSVYRISTGFQPAMQRSSSNLNLSRLPPSSSSAFLLSSLPNMEVDPQMQQLRNQEKEQIKGLNNQFVNFIDKVRDLEKQNKILETQLALLKEKDAYKSNIDQITQVSANRLKQQIDALLHEKEKLQMELHNMQGLVEELKNRYEDDINRRNQIENDFVLTKKDLDDAYLHKVDNESKLDTLTDEIQYLKQLYDEELKELEHQVQNAKVTVAMDNSRDLEMKHIMDEVKAQYQAMAQKSQQEAEYWYNCKIEDMENQVKRNNEELKALKNEVNDLNRMIQRANSENEALKNQRANLESAISMAEEHGEDAVRNAKSHIRDLEEALKRAKQDMALKVREYQELMNIKLALDIEIATYRKLLEGEETRMHGQKPNLQANAIDKLAP, encoded by the exons ATGAGTTTGTACAATAACCGTTACGGGAGCCCAAGGAGCTTCAGCAGCCGGTCCCATGGCTCCCTATCGGGCCGGCCCTCCGTCTACCGGATCAGTACCGGCTTCCAGCCCGCCATGCAGAGATCCAGCAGTAACCTGAACCTGTCCCGGCTGCCCCCCAGCTCCTCCAGCGCCTTCCTGCTCTCATCGCTCCCCAACATGGAGGTGGACCCCCAAATGCAGCAGCTGCGGAACCAGGAGAAGGAGCAGATCAAGGGGCTCAACAACCAGTTTGTAAACTTCATAGAcaag GTGCGGGACCTGGAGAAGCAGAACAAGATTCTGGAGACCCAACTCGCCCTTCTGAAGGAAAAAGACGCCTACAAGTCCAACATTGACCAGATCACCCAGGTATCGGCCAATCGGCTGAAGCAGCAGATCGACGCGCTCCTGCACGAGAAGGAGAAGCTGCAGATGGAGCTGCACAACATGCAGGGGCTGGTGGAGGAGCTGAAGAACAG GTACGAGGACGACATTAACCGGCGGAACCAGATAGAGAACGACTTTGTTCTGACCAAGAAG GACCTGGATGACGCTTATCTGCACAAGGTGGACAACGAATCCAAACTGGATACCCTGACTGATGAGATTCAGTATCTTAAGCAGCTGTATGATGAG GAGCTGAAGGAGCTGGAACACCAGGTACAGAATGCCAAGGTCACCGTAGCAATGGACAACAGCCGGGACCTTGAGATGAAGCACATCATGGATGAGGTGAAGGCTCAGTACCAAGCAATGGCCCAGAAGAGCCAACAGGAGGCTGAATACTGGTACAACTGCAAG ATTGAAGACATGGAGAATCAGGTGAAACGAAACAATGAAGAGCTGAAGGCTCTGAAGAACGAGGTCAACGACTTGAACCGGATGATTCAGAGAGCTAACAGCGAAAATGAGGCCCTGAAAAACCAG CGTGCCAACCTGGAGAGCGCCATATCTATGGCAGAGGAGCACGGGGAGGACGCCGTTCGTAATGCCAAATCTCATATCCGCGACCTGGAGGAGGCCCTAAAGCGGGCAAAGCAGGACATGGCCCTCAAGGTGCGCGAATACCAGGAACTGATGAACATCAAGTTGGCCTTGGACATTGAGATTGCCACGTACAGGAAACTGCTGGAGGGGGAGGAGACCAG GATGCATGGCCAAAAACCAAATCTTCAAGCAAATGCCATAGACAAACTGG CACCCTGA